A genomic segment from Rickettsiella endosymbiont of Miltochrista miniata encodes:
- a CDS encoding HU family DNA-binding protein: MLKPELINQLIVKFPQLQAATVKKSVEHLIQLLEQTLYQGQRIEIRGFGSFSPHYNAARSAFNPKTGEHFLAPEKYRIHFKMGKTLKYCVNKAIHQTEMNPIE, translated from the coding sequence ATGCTGAAACCAGAACTCATTAACCAACTTATAGTAAAGTTCCCTCAACTTCAGGCTGCCACTGTTAAGAAAAGTGTGGAGCATCTAATCCAACTGCTGGAACAAACATTATACCAGGGCCAACGCATAGAAATACGCGGCTTTGGAAGTTTTTCACCTCATTATAATGCAGCACGTTCTGCTTTTAACCCCAAAACCGGAGAACATTTTTTAGCGCCTGAAAAATATCGCATCCATTTTAAAATGGGTAAAACACTCAAGTATTGTGTTAACAAAGCTATTCATCAGACTGAAATGAATCCCATTGAATAA
- a CDS encoding CDP-alcohol phosphatidyltransferase family protein — protein MMQIQLRHLPNLITCMRFILIGPILWALLTKCYPLAFYLFVVAGVSDGLDGLLARFFDWTTPLGALLDPLADKLLLMGSFVVLAYLQQIPVWLTIMVIGRDIWIMGGALLYRYWVGPLDYKPVWISKLNTFFQLVLVSLLIIKLAFFDIPAELIPRIIEAVFVTTLLSFIQYTWMWFWQAAYYLKLASKKLSAKNRKQGWS, from the coding sequence ATGATGCAAATACAACTACGTCATCTACCTAATTTGATTACTTGTATGCGCTTTATCCTAATAGGTCCCATTTTATGGGCCTTGTTGACAAAGTGCTATCCCCTGGCCTTTTATTTATTTGTGGTAGCGGGCGTGAGTGATGGCTTAGACGGTTTGTTAGCGCGTTTTTTTGATTGGACGACGCCTTTAGGTGCTTTATTGGATCCTTTAGCTGATAAACTCTTACTCATGGGCAGTTTTGTTGTATTGGCTTATCTGCAACAAATTCCTGTATGGCTGACGATCATGGTGATAGGGCGCGATATTTGGATTATGGGCGGCGCTTTATTGTATCGCTATTGGGTCGGACCTTTAGATTATAAACCGGTTTGGATCAGTAAGTTAAATACATTTTTTCAATTAGTATTAGTGAGCTTACTGATTATTAAATTAGCTTTTTTTGATATCCCTGCCGAATTAATTCCACGTATTATCGAGGCCGTTTTTGTTACTACCTTATTGAGTTTTATCCAATATACGTGGATGTGGTTTTGGCAAGCGGCTTATTATTTAAAGTTAGCCAGTAAAAAATTAAGCGCCAAGAATCGAAAACAGGGTTGGTCTTAA
- the hda gene encoding DnaA regulatory inactivator Hda, whose amino-acid sequence MTQLILPIQPPDACCFENFYTGQNAILLNCLRQFSLKIGEPYIYIWGNPGAGCTHLLQACCHAAQQQGFSVVYLPLNTLKKNNSSEILRGLESVDMVCIDELDSLADDSIWQESLFHFYNRLQEQSRFLLIAAKHSPQQLNFSLPDLISRLSSGVLFQVRELNDAERLIALQQRAYLRGLELSEEVGQFLLLRLPRDSQALFSALMQLDKASLSLKRKLTIPLVKSILKL is encoded by the coding sequence ATGACGCAATTAATTTTGCCTATCCAACCTCCGGATGCATGTTGTTTTGAAAATTTTTATACCGGTCAGAATGCTATTCTTTTAAATTGCTTACGACAATTTTCGCTTAAAATAGGTGAGCCTTATATCTATATTTGGGGTAATCCGGGTGCAGGTTGTACGCATTTACTGCAAGCGTGTTGTCATGCGGCACAACAGCAAGGATTTTCCGTCGTTTATTTACCTTTAAACACATTAAAAAAAAATAACAGTAGTGAGATATTGCGTGGTTTAGAGTCAGTCGATATGGTGTGTATCGATGAACTTGACAGTCTTGCGGATGATAGTATTTGGCAAGAGTCATTATTTCATTTCTATAATCGTTTACAAGAACAGTCACGTTTTTTGTTGATCGCGGCTAAGCATAGTCCACAACAATTAAATTTTTCCTTGCCTGATTTAATTTCACGTTTATCTAGCGGTGTTTTATTTCAAGTACGCGAATTAAATGACGCGGAAAGACTCATTGCCTTACAACAACGCGCTTACTTAAGGGGTTTAGAACTTTCCGAGGAAGTGGGTCAATTTTTATTGTTACGTCTTCCACGGGATTCGCAAGCGCTTTTTTCCGCTTTAATGCAACTTGATAAAGCCAGCTTAAGCTTAAAGCGTAAGTTAACCATTCCTTTAGTTAAATCTATTTTAAAATTATAA
- the cgtA gene encoding Obg family GTPase CgtA has product MKFLDEVEILVEAGKGGAGCVSFRREKFIPLGGPDGGDGGDGGSVYLKANVNLNTLIDFHYNRLYKAARGENGKGSDCAGKKGDDLFLDVPIGTEIFDADTQELIGDLTAKEQTQCVAKGGWHGLGNARFKSSRNRSPRQFTSGHPGETRRLKLSLKLLADVGLVGLSNAGKSSLIRAVSAATPKVADYPFTTLQPHLGVVRLEAGRSFVMADVPGLISGAAEGLGLGINFLKHLDRTRLLLHVLDIQPIDGSDPLKNMALIENELIKYSPELAAKPRWLVLNKIDLLPAEELQEYVQLIKTQLPAHVPVFEISALQRVGTQALCYALGDFLEQNAH; this is encoded by the coding sequence ATGAAATTTTTAGATGAAGTTGAGATACTAGTAGAAGCAGGAAAGGGCGGCGCAGGCTGCGTTAGTTTTCGTCGCGAAAAATTTATTCCATTAGGCGGCCCCGATGGTGGGGATGGCGGTGATGGCGGCAGTGTTTATTTAAAAGCCAATGTTAACCTCAACACGCTGATTGATTTTCATTATAATCGTCTCTATAAAGCCGCCCGTGGCGAAAATGGTAAAGGTAGCGATTGTGCGGGAAAAAAGGGTGACGATCTCTTTTTAGACGTGCCTATCGGTACCGAAATCTTTGATGCGGATACACAAGAATTGATTGGTGACTTAACCGCCAAAGAGCAAACACAATGCGTCGCAAAAGGCGGTTGGCATGGTTTGGGTAATGCGCGATTTAAAAGCAGTAGGAATCGTAGCCCACGTCAATTTACGTCGGGTCATCCCGGCGAAACGCGGCGCTTAAAACTTTCTTTAAAATTATTGGCGGATGTAGGCTTGGTCGGTTTGTCTAACGCCGGAAAATCCAGTCTGATACGAGCCGTATCGGCGGCGACGCCTAAAGTCGCTGATTATCCATTTACGACCTTGCAGCCACACTTAGGTGTGGTGCGCTTAGAAGCGGGACGTAGTTTTGTGATGGCAGATGTTCCGGGATTGATTAGCGGTGCAGCCGAAGGCTTAGGCTTAGGAATAAATTTTCTTAAGCATCTCGATCGTACGCGTTTATTACTCCATGTATTGGATATCCAACCTATCGATGGGAGTGATCCGTTAAAAAATATGGCGTTGATTGAGAATGAGCTGATAAAATACAGTCCTGAATTAGCCGCCAAACCCAGGTGGTTGGTGTTAAATAAAATCGATTTACTACCCGCTGAGGAGTTACAGGAGTATGTGCAACTTATAAAGACTCAACTCCCTGCGCATGTGCCGGTATTTGAAATTTCGGCTTTACAGCGTGTCGGGACACAAGCATTATGTTATGCTCTTGGAGACTTTTTAGAACAAAATGCGCACTAA
- the rpmA gene encoding 50S ribosomal protein L27: MAHKKAGGSTRNGRDSHSKRLGVKHFGGESVKAGNIIIRQRGTHYHPGNNVGIGKDHTLFALVQGVVKFARKGAKLRCYVNVVPALAEQAKHAA, translated from the coding sequence ATGGCACACAAGAAAGCAGGTGGTAGTACCCGCAATGGTCGCGATTCACACTCAAAACGCTTGGGCGTAAAACACTTCGGTGGTGAGTCGGTTAAAGCAGGAAATATTATCATCCGTCAACGAGGAACACATTACCACCCAGGTAATAATGTCGGTATCGGCAAGGATCACACCCTATTTGCCTTAGTGCAAGGAGTGGTTAAATTTGCGCGTAAAGGGGCTAAACTAAGATGTTACGTGAATGTGGTTCCTGCATTAGCAGAGCAGGCTAAACACGCTGCTTAA